GGGCGGAAAACATATTGGCAAGGGCTGTCCAGATTGCATGAGATGTATCTAGGGAAGCAACCTGAACTAGCACCTCCTTGGAGAGATTGCGGAGTAGGTAGGCGATGATTTGTTGATCCTGGATCAACCAAGAAGCATAAGCAGGGTTAGGAATGACCTGATCTTTGCCCTCGGAGGTTTTGCTGACTAGGGTTTTTTCTGGTTCGGCGGTGGTTTTGTCAAGGTATCCAAAGAGACCGGCCCCCATGATCTGGGAGCGGGCTTGAGCACGTCAGAGAACATAGTTCGATCTGGTGAGAGGTTCTGAAACATTGTTGTTGAGGCCGGAGGACACTACGGCGGTGGAGGTCGACATAGTCGAGTTTTGGAGGAGGATAGCTAGACGAGATGGAAGAAgatggctctgtataccatgtggaAAGTggtggaagcgttcctactctccATACAGGGAGAGCCGCATGATATATATTGATATGGAGCGAGAGGCGTCTCGTGGCGTTACAGGGTGCGATCGTAGGCTAACGATCGAGAGATACAATCGGGAGAAGAGATAGAAAGATAAGAGAGAATTAAAACAAACTCTATCTCTAACTACCTAAGATAAACATGGCGCATATAACCAACGTGACATGATGTTTAACACTGTTGTCAACATTCTAAATTTTATGTGATGTCTTTGGAAAGCGGGGAATGATTATCTTTTTGATAGAAAGAAAGTTGACCCTCGCCAAGTTAATATAATCAATACTTCTCTATCTGCTGATTTATGCGATCTGCTTAATAATTCTTCACACCATCAGTCTCAAAACTCGAGTTGTATCTTAACCCATACTAATCAACTTCTCTTGCAGGGACAAACGCTTAAATCTGATCTTCTTATCACAGGACCGAAAGTATATACTGATGCAGCTTTTAAGTGCAAAAAGAAATCCAGGTTTATTGCAGGGAACAACAGCCACTGGAGTTGGTATCTACATTCTTTGCCGCAGGATCAGAAGGAAGTCAGCGTGCAGATTCAAACTTCCACCGCCATTACAAGTATACACTTCTGCAGGCTGAAGCTTTTGCTCTTCTCTTAGCTGCACAAGTGGCCAAATGTCTCAGCATCAGCCAGTTGACCTTCCTCACAGACTGTCTCTCTCTCTGGCTTCATTTTGCGGCTAGTAGAAAGATTACTGAAACTACTAATCCTTGGACTATCAACCTAGGGTGTTCTATATTTCGAGGGAAATTAATGGTATTGCTCATAATATCGCTCATCAGGTTCTTAAATCAAATGTAGAACCTGACATATGTTGTTTTGCTTCAGCTCACAGGAACATGACTTGCCCGGTAGTTTGTCTCCTATCTAATTTCCAGTTCGAGGGCTTTGTAATCCATGTTGTACATTGCTATTGAGCTGAGCTGAATGGAAAGTTTGGCACTTCATGCGCCTTTTgttgttcaaaaaaataaaataagagcAAGCCTTAATTTTGGAAAATTCAGAATATTCGAACTTGACAGAAAACTGATAACTATAAACAAGGTTCTCGATTCATTTTGTAAAGTACAAAGATATTTTCCACTTTCTACTAAGATATTTTTACTTGGAATTTTAATTCATGCACAAAGtatatattttatcttttgttgaaTATATTGTCAAGGCTCCTTGTGGAAGGTTACATACGATGTCTTGGTGTTGTAACATAAAAGTTGCAACTGTTTAGAACCAATATATATTCTACTAAAGCCAGAGAACAATTTGAATCTGTCATTTCTGGAGTTTAACAGGCTAATTATCTCTGAAGACAGAACATTTTTGTTCCTATATTTCCCTGAAATTTTCCATAAGGCGATGACCATGCACAATTAATTATATTGTTATTAAAAGAGCGCAAACAATCAGCaaataaaataaaaggcaaagcttAGATAAATAGCTCCAGCTTTGCAGAGAAAACAGTTGAAGTACCACCATCCCCATCTGTATATGTTATGCTACAACAACATGCCATTACATCTGCCACAGGACAGAAAATTAAAAGGGCTAACGGCTTTCAGTCTCAAGTAGGTTACAGCTAACAGCTTTCTCTTTTCCCTCTCTCTCTAGTTCTAAATTTCTACAGCAGAGTAACAACAAGCCTGTAATTACTCATTCTCCACATCTTTACTCAGCTAGCTACAGAATCTACATTCTCCTCGGCTCCTATTACTCATTTTATTTCCGATGGCAAGGCGCACGCATAGCCCTGACGCCTTGTAGATGGAAAAACGAAGACGCCAGCATGCAAACCTAGCCACTGTTAGCTGTACAGCTAGAGATGCTTTAGTCTTCAGGCAGCACACGGGACGGTTGGAGCCCGAGTCGCTTTTCTGCGCACAGAAGAGAGCGTCTTTGGGTTAGACACAAACCTTGAGTAGATGATAACCTAAGCGTATAGGGCTCATGGCCGATGGAGAACATACCTCCCGCTGCGACGAGCTTCTCCACACGTGCTACTATGTGCTTCCCATATGTGTATTTCTTCAGCGTGTTAAGATGTGCTTTGATCCTTGTGAGGATCGCCTCCCTCTGCTGGTCGTCACAGGTCTCTAACACCTTCTGTACCACATAGTTTGCAAACTGGTCTTTCATCATCACCTTCAAAGTTCAATACAAAAAAACACGTCAGCAAAGCAACGAAGGAGCTTGAATCATGAACTACAAACTGGTCATCAAAGATACCACGGAACTTTATGTTGCACAACAATAACCAAGCATATATGTCTACAAATTGAAGGGCAACAGACCTCAAGATGTTCACTTTCCTCCGTGGATCCAAGCATTTCACCAATTAAGATTTGGCGCTCCACAGGATTCCCAAAGGATAAACACTTCTCAATGACATTCGAGGCAAACTTTTGCTGGCTCATTTGTACAATCTGCCCAATCAACTTCTCAATGATAGCAGATCGCTCATGGGGTTTGCCATGTTCCATAACATGCTGTGAAATAAGCTCGGTTATTGAAGAATGAAGATGGGAGAGAATAGTGGTAAGAACAAAACACGTTTTGTAGAAAAAATGCATCCATAAAATAGGGAAAGTGTAGGCATCAAAATCGTCCATTTCAATATTCAGGCTTATTGTGTCACTTGTGCAACTGTCAAAACAACTTACTTGAGCTTGATTGTATTTTAATCTAGACTAAAAAGAAGTGatcccagaacaataggagaaatGCATACCAGTTACAGCATGTATAACATTCACCTTATTTCCAGATATTAATGCAAAAAATATTGACTCGAGTCAGTAAAGGTAAAGGGGAAAGGAAAATCATACTCACTTTGCTGAGCACTGATGAAAAAACAGTCGAGTAAGGAGAAAACTAATATTATTTTTCCACGCAGGAATTTCATCCCAGCTGAAACCATTGAGATTACTTGTAATCATTTTAAGATGATAATATGGTCCTATTCCAGTTACCAAGAACCTTACATGTAATTGTCAAATATTTGGATCAGTTCCATTTAGCCCTATGGCTTGTGTTTTGCACGAAATAGATAATACCAGGTTTCCATTAATCAATCGCATCAAGTCCATAATTCATGAGATGTGGGTTGTTTCGGAGACAGGTACCCACCAAAAGGTGATAATCCATAGAACAGCGACCATCAATAAGAAAATAGCAAAAACAGTACTACCTCTGTAAAAAAATGCAGATGTTTTAGTgacctaaaacgtcttatatttgtttacagagggagtatcttccAAATATGTTTATGGCACTAACCTGGACAACATAGTTACCATACTGGTCTGTAGCAAGCAAGCAAACAGACTGGAGGACCTCATCCATCATTATTTGCTGGGTTTTCGGATCGTCACAGTGCTCCAGCACCCTCTGCACACAGTGAAAATGGTTAGTGAAACTGTGAAATAACGTGAGTATATTGCAATATACCACTACAAAGTACAAACATACCTGTATAACCCGACATCCATATGGATGAGTCGATAGCACCACAACTTGACCATAGAAGGTTGAAACAATGAACTCGATGACATTCTGTGGGATGCATTCAATGCATTTCTGTATAACGTGGTTGCCATTTTGATCACGTACACAACGCATCACATGCCCATCAAGCTCAGCAACCATTTTAGTCTGCTGATCTAAATCAACAACTTCTATGGCCTGCACAAATATCGCCCATCACATAAGTTAAAGAACATATTGTCTGCATATTTATGTCCTTCATGTTTTATATGAACATGTAACGGGTTTCCTTTTGTGCATGCAAAGTGGGTAGAATCAAACATGCCTGCAACCATCCAATATGCATTAGATAATCAGAAATGCATGCATATAATTAAACATAAGGTACTTTTTGTTCTAAGAGTTCTGTTGACATAATCAGACAATTTCCTGCCAAACATAAGGTAGCTTCTAACTGTATTATAGGTGCTGTCATATATTCCATACTCAAGCAATCAATTTGTCATATGTTTGAATATCATGGTGCAGTTTCATCAAGAAGAATAGTTCCAGCTGAACATATTAATAGAAAGTACAGCAGTTCAGAGGAGAGTGTTACTTTCAAGATGACAATTATTAATTTATTTTACTACAGCGATATTTTCTAGTCTTGAGTCTTGACTAAATCACAGCTAATAAACAGGTTCTAATTTTCCATACCTTTTGTATAACTCGGCAACCGTACATTTGAAGGCTGAGTGCCAAGACTCGCCCAATTAGCTGATCAGCCAACTCCTTTATCTGAGCCGTGCTCCCATGCTCAAAAAACTGGTTCAAAAGTTTATGGTCAGGCCAGGATGTTTATAGCACTGGGACAAATAATTGCTATGAATAGTTCAATACCTTCTGAACAACATAATTTCCAAAGACATCAGTCATCAATGTGAGAGCTTGAGGCATGATCTCAGTGAAAACCATGTCTTTTTCTTCAACACTGGCAGTTTCAAGCTTTTGCTGTATGAACCGACTCCCGTATTGATCAGCACTGGATAAAGTTCAATAGACAAGTTAGACCAATAACCTAAGTCTGTGAGACAAGAGATCATTGCGCATGATTCCTCgacaaaatatgaaaggtggatggCCAATAATATAGGTAACTCTATGAAATTACAGATCTTGGATTTGCAGTTTAGTAGGTTACCATATATAAGAACTCAGTGAGTACAAAATTTACCTGAACTCAACAACATGGCCAGCAATTTCACAGAGCTCATATGATCGGCTTTTGTTGCTCTTGAATTCTTCCAGAAGTGATGGAACCAAATTGGCATTCATCTTACCACCAAAATCTGAATTCCAGGAGCCATAGGAACCACCAAAGTTTCTCATACTGGACTGAAAGCGCATGCTGCGATCCACATGCCTCAGTGGACTACCAGGTCCACCTGGCGAAGTGGGAAATACAGGACTTGTCAAAGAGTTCCCAGCATAACCAAGACCAGACCCAAGATTCCCATAGTAGTCGTACTGCTTCTGTGACTGAAGCAATGGACCAAGATAATCATTCTGATGACCAAATAGATCCATGTAAGAACTTCCCAGGTTACCCCTCTCCATCAATGGGTCCTCACAGTTGGCTGCAAAAGCAGCAATTTCTGCTGCCCGAAGAAATTGAGCATATAGTGGATCAACAGGCAACTGATGACCAGATGTCGCAGTTGGACTTCCAATTCCACTGTAGTTTGCAAGGTTAGCTAAATTATGTCGGGAAGATAAACTCCCACCGGGCGACCGGGAACCAATCCTTGGGGAAGAAAAGCCGGATCCCAGGGATGAGTTGTCAAATGATGTGAATCCACCAGCATTGATCTGATTCCTCATAATAGAAGAATTCATAGAAGCTCCAGAATATTCTTGAGGCCCCTTGACATGACCTTGTTCAGAATGTTTCATGTAGGAGTGCTGTCCATTACCATGTTTGTGGTCCATGTATTGTTCATAGAGAAATTTACGGACACTATCTACATCCTGATGGAGCTTGGATTGGTCAGCATGTCCATTGACTGGCCTTGATGACGACAGGTTCATACCAGATAAAGCAGACACCAGATCATCAGATCCACCAATACTGGGAGAGTTGCGGTTGAAAGAAGATGAACCACCATTGTTCTGGTTATtggtagcaccaagtttcacaccAATCGGGGGAAGGCAAGGACTAGGAACTCTCCTCACGAGCTCAGGGTCAGGAGATGCACTTCTTGAAAGTGATGACCCTATAATTGATGCATATGTATGTGTCGACTCATTATTCTGATTGCCTGGCAGGTGGGGTGCTTTGCTATCATACTGTAGGCCACCAATAGCTCCAGACTCATGATGAAGACCATAACGATTTCTAGAAGAACCCGACAAGTCAGTAATATTGCGGTTTGCACCCTGCCTGCTTGTATCATGTTGATAGGAGTCATCCTGCAAAACAAGTTACCTTGAGAAAAATGACAACTGAAGGAAAGACGGATTGAACTCTACACAAAGATTATGCCACCCACGTGCTTGCATAAGAAACCTGACCTAAATGTTCAGTTTAAATAGTAGTATTGTGTAAATGCAATGTCATATGCTCATGAGTCATGACCAAGCAAGTATTACAATGACATTCATATCAAATCCATTCTATATGTATAAATCCACAGAGGTAAGGCATTTATCATACCGCATTATTCTAGTCACAGATTTAT
The Triticum dicoccoides isolate Atlit2015 ecotype Zavitan chromosome 3A, WEW_v2.0, whole genome shotgun sequence genome window above contains:
- the LOC119270747 gene encoding pumilio homolog 1-like, whose translation is MVTEMATRGEPWRRPEGERGLEEEMELFRSGSAPPTVEGSAGALHGADAFLDDDLRADPAYHSYYYSSGSVNPRLPPPLLSREDWRSAQRLRPGPGLGGIGDGRRPGGGGGAGTGRPGDGLIGMPGLEIGRQSSFSGLFQDDSYQHDTSRQGANRNITDLSGSSRNRYGLHHESGAIGGLQYDSKAPHLPGNQNNESTHTYASIIGSSLSRSASPDPELVRRVPSPCLPPIGVKLGATNNQNNGGSSSFNRNSPSIGGSDDLVSALSGMNLSSSRPVNGHADQSKLHQDVDSVRKFLYEQYMDHKHGNGQHSYMKHSEQGHVKGPQEYSGASMNSSIMRNQINAGGFTSFDNSSLGSGFSSPRIGSRSPGGSLSSRHNLANLANYSGIGSPTATSGHQLPVDPLYAQFLRAAEIAAFAANCEDPLMERGNLGSSYMDLFGHQNDYLGPLLQSQKQYDYYGNLGSGLGYAGNSLTSPVFPTSPGGPGSPLRHVDRSMRFQSSMRNFGGSYGSWNSDFGGKMNANLVPSLLEEFKSNKSRSYELCEIAGHVVEFSADQYGSRFIQQKLETASVEEKDMVFTEIMPQALTLMTDVFGNYVVQKFFEHGSTAQIKELADQLIGRVLALSLQMYGCRVIQKAIEVVDLDQQTKMVAELDGHVMRCVRDQNGNHVIQKCIECIPQNVIEFIVSTFYGQVVVLSTHPYGCRVIQRVLEHCDDPKTQQIMMDEVLQSVCLLATDQYGNYVVQHVMEHGKPHERSAIIEKLIGQIVQMSQQKFASNVIEKCLSFGNPVERQILIGEMLGSTEESEHLEVMMKDQFANYVVQKVLETCDDQQREAILTRIKAHLNTLKKYTYGKHIVARVEKLVAAGEKRLGLQPSRVLPED